The Rhopalosiphum maidis isolate BTI-1 chromosome 1, ASM367621v3, whole genome shotgun sequence genome has a segment encoding these proteins:
- the LOC113556985 gene encoding deoxynucleoside triphosphate triphosphohydrolase SAMHD1 isoform X1, with the protein MSTNVSCPDYGKVFNDNIHGHILLHPLCVKFIDTPEFQRLRNIKQLGTTYLVYPCASINRFEHSIGVCYLAGQMIEALCQNSGDDINVSPEEKLCVELAGLCHDLGHGPLSHSWERYLKASGVNWKHEESSTEMLKYIIQKYDLEKELKKYGLNVEYHIELICEFIRGEGKLLEVNHFLYQVVSNKDNGIDVDKWDYFLRDGNCLNLSISFDYKRLMQFSRVVVDPNSNQPKQVIAFRNKEARNIYDMFRVRSDLHLRAYQHTAVQNTELMWIDVLLKAENYFTIQIPSGTKFGLNEAHTNIEAMSRLTDHILYDIQYSNDPKLEEAKSLLNRLHTRHLYQFIGSYNLIFINKEIYNKSIDVENLKQNLKNELQKQFGIEFGITATWLNCGYPFINPLEKVLFFKKPLCNNTSVILDDTPYQNVYPMNELEFFKRDINVFSKSLKLNDIQLKDIDLACNSFLKDFRP; encoded by the exons ATGTCGACGAATGTGTCTTGTCCGGATTATGGCAAAgtttttaatgacaatataCACGGACACATTTTGCTCCATCCGCTATGTGTGAAATTCATCGATACGCCTGAATTTCAAAGATTGCGTAACATCAAACAGCTCGGTACTACATATTTAGTCTACCCATGTGCAAGCATTAATCGATTTGAACATTCTATtgg TGTTTGTTATTTAGCTGGACAAATGATAGAAGCTTTATGTCAAAATTCAGGTGATGATATTAATGTTTCTCCAGAAGAAAAATTGTGTGTTGAATTAGCAGGTCTTTGTCATGATCTTGGACATGGTCCTTTGTCTCACAGTTGGGAAAGGTATCTTAAAGCGTCTGGAGTCAATTGGAAG CATGAAGAAAGTTCAACTGAAatgcttaaatatattatacagaagtATGATTTAGAAAAAGAGCTTAAAAAGTATGGACTTAATGTGGAGTATCACATTGAATTGATTTGTGAATTTATTAGAGGAGAAGGAAAGTTATTAGAAGTAAACCATTTCTTATATCAG gtTGTATCAAATAAAGATAATGGCATTGATGTTGATAAATGGGATTACTTTTTACGTGAtggaaattgtttaaatttaagcatatcatttgattataaaagaTTGATGCAGTTTTCTAGAGTAGTTGTGGATCCTAATTCAAACCAACCAAAACAAGTTATAGCTTTCAGAAATAAAGAGGCTAGAAACATATATGACATGTTTAGAGTGAGATCAGATTTACATCTGAGAGCTTACCAACACACAGCAGTTCAAAACACAGAGTTGAT gtgGATTGATGTGTTATTAAAAGCAGAAAATTATTTCACTATACAAATTCCATCTGGTACCAA gtttgGTTTAAATGAAGctcatacaaatattgaagCAATGTCTCGTTTAACTGATCACATACTGTATGATATTCAGTATAGCAATGACCCAAAATTAGAAGAAGCCAAAAGTTTATTAAACAGATTACATACAAGACatctatatcaatttattggttcttataatttaatattt attaacaaagaaatttataacaaGTCTATTgatgttgaaaatttaaaacaaaatcttaAGAATGAATTGCAAAAACAATTTGGTATTGAATTTGGCATTACAGCTACTTGGCTAAATTGTGGATATCCATTTATAAATCCATtagaaaaagtattatttttcaagaaaCCATTATGTAACAATACATCAGTTATATTGGATGATACAccttatcaaaatgtatatccTATGAATGA atTAGAGTTTTTTAAACGAGATATCAATGTATTTAGTAAAtcacttaaattaaatgacaTTCAGCTTAAAGACATTGATCTTGCTtgcaattcatttttaaaggaTTTCAGGCCATAA
- the LOC113556985 gene encoding deoxynucleoside triphosphate triphosphohydrolase SAMHD1 isoform X2: MIEALCQNSGDDINVSPEEKLCVELAGLCHDLGHGPLSHSWERYLKASGVNWKHEESSTEMLKYIIQKYDLEKELKKYGLNVEYHIELICEFIRGEGKLLEVNHFLYQVVSNKDNGIDVDKWDYFLRDGNCLNLSISFDYKRLMQFSRVVVDPNSNQPKQVIAFRNKEARNIYDMFRVRSDLHLRAYQHTAVQNTELMWIDVLLKAENYFTIQIPSGTKFGLNEAHTNIEAMSRLTDHILYDIQYSNDPKLEEAKSLLNRLHTRHLYQFIGSYNLIFINKEIYNKSIDVENLKQNLKNELQKQFGIEFGITATWLNCGYPFINPLEKVLFFKKPLCNNTSVILDDTPYQNVYPMNELEFFKRDINVFSKSLKLNDIQLKDIDLACNSFLKDFRP, encoded by the exons ATGATAGAAGCTTTATGTCAAAATTCAGGTGATGATATTAATGTTTCTCCAGAAGAAAAATTGTGTGTTGAATTAGCAGGTCTTTGTCATGATCTTGGACATGGTCCTTTGTCTCACAGTTGGGAAAGGTATCTTAAAGCGTCTGGAGTCAATTGGAAG CATGAAGAAAGTTCAACTGAAatgcttaaatatattatacagaagtATGATTTAGAAAAAGAGCTTAAAAAGTATGGACTTAATGTGGAGTATCACATTGAATTGATTTGTGAATTTATTAGAGGAGAAGGAAAGTTATTAGAAGTAAACCATTTCTTATATCAG gtTGTATCAAATAAAGATAATGGCATTGATGTTGATAAATGGGATTACTTTTTACGTGAtggaaattgtttaaatttaagcatatcatttgattataaaagaTTGATGCAGTTTTCTAGAGTAGTTGTGGATCCTAATTCAAACCAACCAAAACAAGTTATAGCTTTCAGAAATAAAGAGGCTAGAAACATATATGACATGTTTAGAGTGAGATCAGATTTACATCTGAGAGCTTACCAACACACAGCAGTTCAAAACACAGAGTTGAT gtgGATTGATGTGTTATTAAAAGCAGAAAATTATTTCACTATACAAATTCCATCTGGTACCAA gtttgGTTTAAATGAAGctcatacaaatattgaagCAATGTCTCGTTTAACTGATCACATACTGTATGATATTCAGTATAGCAATGACCCAAAATTAGAAGAAGCCAAAAGTTTATTAAACAGATTACATACAAGACatctatatcaatttattggttcttataatttaatattt attaacaaagaaatttataacaaGTCTATTgatgttgaaaatttaaaacaaaatcttaAGAATGAATTGCAAAAACAATTTGGTATTGAATTTGGCATTACAGCTACTTGGCTAAATTGTGGATATCCATTTATAAATCCATtagaaaaagtattatttttcaagaaaCCATTATGTAACAATACATCAGTTATATTGGATGATACAccttatcaaaatgtatatccTATGAATGA atTAGAGTTTTTTAAACGAGATATCAATGTATTTAGTAAAtcacttaaattaaatgacaTTCAGCTTAAAGACATTGATCTTGCTtgcaattcatttttaaaggaTTTCAGGCCATAA